A section of the Salminus brasiliensis chromosome 10, fSalBra1.hap2, whole genome shotgun sequence genome encodes:
- the mdh1ab gene encoding malate dehydrogenase 1Ab, NAD (soluble) produces MAETIRVLVTGAAGQIAYSLLYSIAKGDVFGREQPLVLVLLDIPPMLPVLEGVVMELQDCALPLLKEVVPTDKEEVAFKDLDAAILVGSMPRKEGMERKDLLKANVAIFKAQGAALDKYAKKTVKVLVVGNPANTNCLIAAKSAPSIPKENFSCLTRLDHNRARSQVAMRCGIPADNVKNVIIWGNHSSTQYPDVHHCKVNVEGKDVAAFEMVKDDDWLKGDFISTVQQRGAAVIKARKLSSAMSAAKAICDHMRDIWNGTAEGEFISMGVYSTGNSYGVPEDLIYSFPVTIKDKAWKIVDGLAINDFSRAKMDATAAELVDERDTAISFLGV; encoded by the exons ATG GCTGAAACTATCCGAGTTCTGGTGACCGGCGCGGCTGGGCAGATTGCCTACTCGCTGCTCTACAGCATCGCTAAGGGAGATGTGTTTGGCAGAGAGCAG CCTCTCGTCCTCGTCCTGCTGGACATCCCTCCCATGCTGCCAGTGCTGGAAGGTGTTGTCATGGAGCTGCAGGACTGTGCCCTCCCCCTCCTGAAAG AGGTCGTTCCCACAGATAAAGAGGAGGTCGCATTTAAGGACCTGGATGCGGCCATCCTGGTGGGCTCCATGCCCAGGAAAGAGGGGATGGAGAGGAAGGATCTGCTGAAGGCCAACGTCGCCATCTTTAAGGCTCAGGGGGCCGCGCTGGACAAGTACGCAAAGAAAACCGTTAAG GTTCTGGTGGTTGGTAACCCTGCTAATACAAACTGCCTGATTGCGGCCAAGTCGGCCCCCTCCATCCCCAAAGAGAACTTCTCCTGCCTGACCCGCCTGGACCACAACCGGGCTCGCTCCCAG GTGGCAATGCGCTGTGGCATTCCAGCAGATAATGTGAAGAACGTCATCATCTGGGGGAACCACTCGTCCACCCAGTACCCCGATGTCCACCACTGCAAGGTCAACGTGGAGGGCAAGGATGTGGCCGCCTTCGAGATGGTGAAGGATGATGACTGGCTGAAAGGGGACTTCATCTCT aCAGTCCAGCAGCGCGGAGCGGCGGTCATTAAGGCCCGGAAGCTGTCCAGCGCTATGTCTGCAGCCAAGGCCATCTGTGATCACATGAGGGACATCTGGAACGGCACTGCCGAG GGCGAGTTCATCTCCATGGGTGTGTACTCCACTGGAAACTCGTACGGCGTCCCCGAGGACCTCATCTATTCATTCCCCGTCACCATTAAG GACAAAGCCTGGAAGATTGTAGATGGTCTGGCCATCAACGACTTCTCCAGAGCCAAGATGGACGCCACAGCAGCTGAGCTGGTGGACGAGAGAGACACCGCCATCTCCTTCCTTGGTGTGTGA